The DNA sequence GCATCGCCTGTGCGTCGTTGGTGATGAACCAGGTCACCGCCGCGAGCAACAACACCAGCACCATGTAACTGCCGGCATAGCGTTCGAGCAAACGAGTGATCGGCGGCTTCGAGCGTTCGGCGTTCTGCATCAGCGCGATAACTTTGCCGAGGGTGGATTCATCCCCGGTACGGGTCACTTCAATTCGCAGCAACCCGTCGAGGTTGATCGCGCCGCCGAACACCGCCATGCCGACGCCCGCTTCCACCGGCACCGACTCACCGGTGATCGATGCCGTATCGAGGCTGGCCTGGCCGGACAACACCCGACCGTCCGCCGGCACCCGATCGCCAGCGCGCACTTCGACTTTGTCGCCGGCCTTGAGCGTGCCGTTGTCGACCTCGATGATCGAACCGTCCGCCTGCACCTTGCGCGCATGACTGCGGGTCAGTTGGCCGAGGGCATGAATCGCTTCCTGGGAACCGATCACACTGCGCTCTTCCAGCACGTGGCCGAAGATCATGATGATCGGCAGCAGCGCGGCGGTGAGCAGATCGCCCGTGGCCCAGGCCCCGATCATCGACAGGGCGATCAACTGATCGGTGATGCCGTGCAGGCTCGGATAACGCAGGCTGAACCACGCCGAACGCATCACCGGCACCGCAACTAATAAAGAAGCGAATCCGAGCAGCAACTGACTGACCCCGCTTTGCTCGGGCATCAGCCAGCGCCAGATCAGCCCCAGACCGAGCAAGCCGAGGGCGAGCATCGCCAGGGTCAACTGGCGCGCGGCGCGGCGTTGTTCGGCCGAGGACAACAGGCTCGGAGATGAGGTGGTGGCAGTCATTTGCTGGCTCCCTGAATGATCAGGCGTGAATCGTCTTTCGGGTCGACCGTGGTGACCGAACCGGCTTGTCCGAGAATCTTCGGCATCCGCTCGCGGTACAGACGCAACAGCATTTGCGGGTCCGTGCCCTGCTGTTGCGCCTTGGCCAGGCTCAACACCGTCGCAGTGTCGGCAGAGGCTTTGGCCAGCCGCTCACCGGCCTGGGCGTGGGCGACTTGCAGCGTGCGGTCAGCCTGCTCGTTGGCGGACTGGGTAAGTTTTTCAGCGTCCGTGCGGGCATTGGCGACCGCTTTGTCGGCTTGCTGGCTGGCAGTGAGGACAGCGTTGAAAGAGCTGACCGCCGGCTCCGGCAAACTCGATTGCACATCGACCCGCGCCACTTCTATGCCGATGCCCTGACCGCTCGCCTTCAACTGGGCGAGACGTCGGTTGATGCCTTGCACCAGATCGCCCCGCAGCCGCTCGCGACGTTCGGCGGCCTGATTATCAGCACCGATCAACTCCGGCCGCGCCACCAGAATCGTGTCCAGATCTCGCGCCGCGGTAAGCGCCACCGCGCTGCGCGTCACCACTCGATCCAGCGCCGGCAGCACATGTTCGCCTTGCAGTACGAAGTCATAGGGATCGGTGACCTTGTAGAACACCCGCACATCCAGTTGCACCACACCGGCATCACCGGTCAGCAGATAACCAGAGCCGGCCAGCGCGTCACTCAGCGGCGTGGCGAAGGTTGCAACGCGATCCGCCTGCAAGGCCTGATCACTGCGCAGCAGATTTTCCACCCGTCGCTCGATGACCCGATCCGCCGCCGGCAACAAAACTACCTGCTCGAACGGCTGCGGCCACGCCAGTAACAACCCGGCATTTTGAATGCGATCCAGTGCTCCGAAATGCAAAACCACGGCGCGATTTTGCGGGTCGATCTGCCGGACATTGGAAAATGCCCAAGCCAATGCCGCCAGCACCGTCACCGCGTACAGCGCGAAAAACGCCAAACGTCCCGCTTGAATCCACGGACTGTTCAGCGAATGTGTTCCACGTGGAACTTCATTCATGGCTGCGTTCCGCTCTTGCTGTCGAGATTCGGCGGACCGTCGACCAACACCCGGAATGGCGCGGCGTCAGTGCGCAGGATCAGTTTGGTGGCTGGCGACACGATGGTGCCGAGGGTATCCAGCGAACGCAGCAAGTTGTACAGCTGCGGTGAACCGGCGTAAGCGCGTCCGTAAATCTGCGCCGCTTCCACCCGCGATTGGGCTTCGATATCGGCGGCTTTCACCGTGGCGTCGGCTTGCACGATGCGCGCATCGCGTTCGGCGGCGGAGCGGATTTGCGCCGCTTCACGCTTGCCGATGGCGGTGCGTTCGGTGGCGATGGTTTCACGCTCGGCGCGCATCCGGTCGACCGTTGCTGTCAGGGTCACTGATGGCAATGTCAGCCGTTCGATGCCCACCTGCACCACCCGCACGCCGTAAGTCGCGAGCAGTTGCTGATCGATTTGCTGGCGTAACTGCGCTTCAAAATCGGCGATGCGAACCTGGCTGGCATCGGTGTTCACCAGATTCGCCAGATCGAAACTGCTGGCCGTGGTTTCCAGTGCCGAACCGACAAACGTCCGAATCTGCCGCGCCGCTTCGTCCGGCTGGTTCTGCACAGCGCGCATGAAGCGCTGCACGTTGTCGGGATCACCCTGCACCTGCCAGGCCACGTATGCCTGAACGATGATGCGCAACCCGTCGCGAGTGCCGACGTCCTGCAAGCCGCTGGAAGTCGTACGCAAACGCAGGTCCACCGGAATGGCTGCTTCGAACGGCGCCGGCCAGCGCCAGCTCAGGCCCGGTTCCAGCAACACGCGGGACGGATTGCCGAACCGCGTGATGACCGTGGCTTCACCGGAGCGCACTTGCACCAGGCTCGCCGCCGCGATGGCGAACGCCACCAGCAACGCTGCCCAGCCCATGCGTTTCCACGGAAAAGGTCCCGCCTCTTCCGGCGCACCGTGGTGATGGTGATGATGCCCGTGATGGTGATGACCGCCGCCATGAGCATGATCGTGGCCGCTGTGGTCATGGTGATCGTGAGTGTGCGACTGGCTCAATGGGTGGCTCCTGGCTGAGCGGTGGTGCGCGCCGGATCTGCCGGCAGCGTGAACGTACGCAGGTCGATGGTCGGTGCATTACTGCTTCCGCCCAGGCGATGGTCGAGTACCAACAGTTTGGCTTTGCTCAAACCCTGGCTGAGTTGGCTGAGGTATTGCTCCAGCACGAAGGCCTGGCCGGCGCTGGCGTAAGCCTTTTGTTCGGCGCTGAATTTCAGATCCGCCGCCCGGGCGGTGGCGTTGATTTCATGGGCGTTGGCACTGGCCTGATCCCGAGCGAGACTGGCCTGCAACTGCGCCTGGTTACTCGCTTCGGCAGCGGCGCCGCGCTCACGGGAGATCAACGCCTGAGCACCGATCTGCGCGGCTTGCACACTGTGATAGGCATTGGCCGCCCCTGCCGGCGGGTGTATCGCTTCGACGACTGTGGCGAGAATTTCCACGCCGCTGTCGAGTTTCTGCAGATCGCTTTGCACGGCGCGGCCGATTTCTTCGGCGAGCCCGGTCCTGTCCTCACCGAGCAATCCGTCGAGAGTACGCGAGGCAAAGTCATGCACCAGAATCCGGATGGCGGTGCTGCGGATCAGCGTGGGCACATCGGCACTGTGATAAGTGGCGGCCAACGCGGCCTGATCGCTGAGGCCGATGCGATAGACGAAGCGCACGTCCATGTTGACGATCTGAAAGCTCTGCTGCTCGCCCCGGCTGCTGGCGATCACCTGGGACTTGTCGTTGACGTGGCTGGCGTCCCACAAACGATTCGCGGTGAATGGCGCCGGGCCTTCTGCCGGGTCCAACTGCACGGGTGCCGGGTTCTCGCCGACGCTGGTTGCCAGTTCATGCACCACGCCATTTTCAACGTTCAGCACACGCCCCAGCGGCCAGGGCAAACCGGCGTGCAACCCCGGGCCGAACACCTGCACCGGTTTGCCGAAGCGCTCGTAGATGCCACGGCTTTGCATCGGAATTTCGTGAAGGCCGGTAAGCAACCAGCCCACCGCCGCCACCAGCAACAACACCGGCAAGAACGCGCGGCGCATGTAACTGAAGGCCCAGATCTGACGCAGATCGATGCCGAAGCGGTTGTGCAATTCGTGCTGCAACGCGAGCAGAGGTTGTGGCGGCCAGCGCAGCAGATCGGCGACGAAACTGCGCGCCAGCAACACCGGTTCGAGTTGTTCGCGGCGCGGGCTGAACAGCGACAGCAGCGCACGCAACAGCAATTCCAGAGCGACCAGACCCGGCAGAATGCCGATCAACACCGCCAGACGCACCGGCCAGATTGCGGTATCACTGGCGAACAGCAGACACAACGCGCCCAGCACCAGACTGATGATTGCCACCCGCGTCAGTTGCGCCAGCGCCCCGGCCTCGGGCCATTGCGCCGGGTTTTCCTGCGCCAGTTGCCGCTCCAGTACCAGCAGAGCGAACGCCACCAGCAACGCGATGGCCGCGCCGACCGTGGCGGACAACCCCACACCCGCCGCCGGCAGCGTCAGATTCCACATTTGCTCGATGCTTGACAGCACCAGCACCGACCACCCGCCGAGCCACAATGTGGCCGCGCCGATCTGCCCGAGCAGATGCAGACTGCGCTGACTCATGCGATCCAGTAGCCGCTCGTACCAGCCTTCTGGCGCAGGTTCTTCAGCAACCGTCACCGGCACGACGGGATGGATCACCCGCGCCCGCCACTGCGTCACCCACCACGCCGATTGCAGCCCGGCCACCAGCACCAGCAACGCCGCGCTCTGATTGACCAGCAGCGCGGGCCACAGCGATTGCGGCGCAAACAGGCCGACGAAAAATGCCAGCACCCACCCTGCCCCGGCCAACGCGCCCAGGCCGATCGCCAGGCGACGTAAACGCCGGCCCTGCGTTGCCGCTTGCTGAAAGCGCGGCAACCCGGTCACCGGCGTGCCTTCATCCAGATCGACTTGCATATCCCCCCAAAACCCTTGGCTCACTGCACATATCGTTACGATATAACGAAAGTCGTGAAATATTTGTACTCATTTGCATCATTCAAAGATGCGCAACCTGTCGCTTGCCTGAAGCCTTGACCGAAATGTCTGGAAACGCACATATTACGTTCGTAATTTTCAGTGCCAACTACTTTTACCGATCCGCATCCTTCAGCCAGGAGTAAGAGCATGAGCAACTATGACGTGGTGATTCTGGGCGGTGGCCCCGGCGGTTATAACGCAGCGATCCGCGCCGGCCAGCTGGGCCTCAAGGCCGCGTGCGTCGAGGGCCGCGCCACGCTGGGTGGCACCTGCCTGAACGTCGGCTGCATGCCGTCCAAGGCGCTTTTGCATGCGTCAGAGCTCTACGAAGCGGCGCTGGGCGCGGAGTTCGCAAATCTGGGCATCGAGGTCAAACCCACGCTCAACCTTGCGCAGATGATGAAGCAGAAAGACGAAAGCGTGAGCGGCCTGACCAAAGGCATCGAATTCCTGTTTCGCAAAAACAAGGTCGACTGGATCAAGGGCTGGGGCCACATCGACGGCCCCGGAAAAGTCAGCGTGACCGGTGATCAGGGTAGCCGGATTGAGCTGACTGCCAAAGACATCGTCATCGCCACCGGCTCCGAGCCCACTCCCCTGCCCGGCGTGGAGATCGACAACAAGCGCATCCTCGACTCGACCGGTGCGCTGTCATTGAGTGAAGTGCCCAAACATCTGGTGGTGATCGGTGCGGGCGTCATTGGTCTCGAACTCGGCTCGGTCTGGCGGCGCCTCGGCGCGCAGGTAACCGTGGTGGAATACCTCGACCGCATCTGCCCCGGTGTCGACGGCGAAGCCGGCAAGACCCTGCAACGCTCGCTGAGCAAACAGGGCATCAGCTTCAAGTTGAGCTCGAAAGTGACCAGCGCCACCTCCTCGGCCAATGGCGTACAGCTCAGCGTCGAGCCCGCCGCTGGCGGCAGCGCAGAAATCCTTGAAGCCGATTACGTGCTGGTGGCCATCGGTCGTCGTCCGTACACCCAGGGTCTGGGCCTGGAAAACGTCGGCCTGAGCACCGACAAACGCGGCATGCTCGCCAATAAACAGCATCGCACCGAAGCGCCCGGTGTGTGGGTGATCGGCGACGTGACGTCCGGGCCGATGCTCGCGCACAAGGCTGAAGACGAAGCCATGGCGTGTATCGAGCAGATCGTCGGCAAGGCCGGTGAGGTCAATTACGAGCTGATTCCCAACGTGATCTACACCCGTCCGGAGCTGGCCAGCGTCGGCAAGACTGAAGAGCAGCTGAAGGCCGAAGGCCGGACGTACAAAGTGGGCAAATTCCCGTTCACCGCCAACAGCCGGGCGAAGATCAATCACGAGACCGAAGGTTTTGCCAAGGTCATCGCCGATGAGCGCACCGACGAAGTCCTCGGCGTGCACTTGGTCGGCCCGAGCGTCAGTGAAATGATCGGCGAGTTCTGCGTGGCCATGGAATTCAGCGCCTCGGCCGAAGACATCGCCCTGACCTGCCACCCGCATCCAACCCGCTCCGAAGCGTTGCGTCAGGCGGCGATGAATGTCGAGGGGATGGCGACGCAGATGTAAGCACTGTGCGAATACTTCCCGCGCAATGCGGGAAGTATCAGGACGGCAGATGCCCCAGCGGCAGCGCGCCGGGCGTCTTCACCGTGTGAATCGCAAAATTGCTGCGGATATCGCTCACACCCGGCAACTTCAACAGGCACCCGGTGAGAAAACGGTCATAGGCGCGCAGATCCGGCACCACCACCTGCAGCAGAAAGTCCGACTCCCCGGACACCAGAAACGCTGAAATCACCTCCGGCAACGCCGTCACCGCCCGGTGAAATGCCTCGGCCTGTTCGTCGTTGTGCCGCTCGACCTTGACCCCGACAAACACCGTCAGCCCCAATCCCACCTCATCACGATCCAGATTGGCCTGATAACCGCGAATCACCCCGGCTTCTTCGAGCATCCGCACCCGGCGCAGACAGGGCGATGCCGACAGACCGATTTCGTCGGCCAACTGCACATTGCTCAGGCGCCCGTCCCGTTGCAGCGCGGCGAGAATCTTGCGGTCAAAGGCATCCAGTTTCATGGTTGGCAGATCCTGATGGCTTGCATGGTCAAAGAGCGCAGATTATGCCAATTAAATGACCTTTAGAAGCTGACTACGCAACCACCTGCCCTGCCCTTCGGCCCTAGACTGAGGGGACCGAATCGACAACGAAAGGGGTGCGACATGGCGAGTCTCTGGCTGTTTTTCCTGGCCTTGGCGGTGGTCTATCTGCTGCCCGGTCCGGACATGATCCTGCTGTTGCAGACCGGCGCCCGCCAGGGTCGCGGCGCAGCGCTCGCTACAGCGGTGGGCCTGGCGATTGCCCGAGGCTGTCATGTAGCGCTCGCGGCATTGGGGCTGGCGGCGCTGTTCAAGGCGGCGCCGTGGACGTTCGATGCCGTGCGGATTGCCGGTGCGGCGTACTTGCTGTGGATCGGCATTCAATGCCTGCGCACCACGCTGCTGCCGGATCTGAACGCCGACACCGTAACGGACAGTCATGCGCAGTGGTACGCAGCCATCCGTCGCGGCCTGCTGACCAACCTGCTCAATCCGAAAGCCTTGCTGTTCTGCTCGGTGCTGCTGCCGCAGTTCATCGTGGCGGATGGCGCACCGGTGCTGACACAGTTTGCGCTGCTCGGCGCGATTCTGGTGGGCGCAGGTCTGCTGTTCGACAGCGCCTACGCCCTGACCGGCGCCGCGCTGGGCCGCTGGCTGAAACACAGCCCGACGGCCCAGCGAGTGCAACAGTGGCTATTCGGCAGCCTGTTGATCGGCTTTGCGGTGCGCCTGACCTTCGTCCAGCAGGCTTAGGTTTTGCGGGCCTTGCGCTGGCGGCGGGTAATCAGCAACAACGCCACCGCGGTGAAGGCCACGATCGCACCGATCTGCACCGGCCACTTGTACGGCCGCAGTGTCGAACGCACCGAATCGGTCACCTGAGTGACGTAGCGCTTGTCGGCATTTTCGAAGTCCGGATAAGGGCATTGATGGCCGAAATCCACGGCCCACAGTACGTACGGCCCTTCATCGACATAGCGTTTGTACAAGGCGCTCTGCTCTTGCAGGCTGCTGTTCCAGCCCGCCGCCGAGCACAACACCGCAGCAAACGCCTGACTGGTGTGCGGCAGATTATCCGCCGCACGGCTAGCCAGCGCCGTAGCAACAAAACGGTAGTGATAACGCTCGTCCGGCTGCGCTTCGCTGGCCTTCTGACGTTTCACCTCGGCTTCGCTGACCAGCGGCCCGACTTTCAGCTCGGTGTTTTCCAGGCTGTAGTTGCCGCCGAAGGTCGCGTAATCCGGGGCCATTTCGTAGCCCAGAATGTCCATGCCCCACTCGCGCGCCGTCCACGCCGCATTGAACAGCGCGCTGGCACGCTTGGTCGGCCACCACGCCGAATCGGCCTTCAGGCGTTGCTCACCATAGAGCCGGGCCTTGTTCTGCAGATCGGCGCTGTCGAAATAACCGACCCCTTCTTCGTAATGCCCCTCACGCAACAAGCGCCGACCCAGCAGATTGCGCAGGCTCGCGGCCACCGGCAGCGGCACATAATTGTCGCGATCCTGCTGGCTCAGCGCGGGCGGTGCCGGCACGTTGGTATCGACATAGTTTTTCAATTCCTCGACCGTCAGCACTCGCTCGGCCACAGTCGCGGCGTCGAACCAATAAATGTTTTTGCTGCGATACAACTGGTCGAAGGCCTGCAGATACTCGCCACGTTGCAGCGCCAGAATCGCACTTTCACCCTCGACCCGGCATTTGGGCTGCACGCTTTCGAGATTCCAGTCGGCGGTGCGCCGCTCGCCCCAGGATTCGCCCTGCGGGAACGCTTGCGCAGCTTTCGCATAGGCCGCCGCTGCTGCATTCCTGTCGCCATCGCGCACGGCCAGTTTCGCCCGCAGCCACCACGCCAGGCCACTGTCGCCGGCGTGTTCGAGGAACGCCTTGGCGCTGGCGTAATCACCCTGTTGATAATTCATTGCCGCCAGACGATCGGCGTTGTCGAGGCTGCCGCGCGTGCTCGCTTGCAGGGCCTTGATCAGTTTTTTCTCGTTCGGCGGCTCATCGCCGAACGACCAGCCGATCCGGCTGATCAGCGAGGCGGTCACCAGTTGCTGCACCGCTTCGCCTCGCAGCAATTTCGCCAGCCGGTCTTCGGGCTCTTCTGCCAGTTCGTTCATCAACTGCTTCAGCGAGGAGTAACCGACGTCCGAGCCGTGCAGGTCCTGCGCGGCATAGAGTTTGATTGCGCTGTTCCAGTCACCCGCCGCACGCAGCGCCCGCGCCTCTTCGCCAAGACTGGCGACGCCCAGCTCCAGCGGATCGCTGAAACCGTCGATGCTCAGTTGCCGGGCTTGCCGGAAGGCTTCGATGGCATTTTCCAACGCTTCAAGCGCATCGCCCGCTTCGCTGCTCATGGCAAAGAAAGCGCGGCCCAGGGAATAAGCCGCCCACGTGCTGCGCAATGCACGCTGATCGGCCGGCAGCGCCAGCAACTGACGGAAATACTCGACAGCCAGTTGATTGTCACCGGCGCCGAACGCCACGGCCCCCGCCACATACAGACGCAGTTCCGCCGGCAGGCTCGCACCCTGCACGTCGACCTGACGCGCGTCGGTCAGGCTGCGCAGTTGTTTGACCAGCGCTTGCTGTTCAGGCGTCAGG is a window from the Pseudomonas gozinkensis genome containing:
- a CDS encoding LysE family translocator, coding for MASLWLFFLALAVVYLLPGPDMILLLQTGARQGRGAALATAVGLAIARGCHVALAALGLAALFKAAPWTFDAVRIAGAAYLLWIGIQCLRTTLLPDLNADTVTDSHAQWYAAIRRGLLTNLLNPKALLFCSVLLPQFIVADGAPVLTQFALLGAILVGAGLLFDSAYALTGAALGRWLKHSPTAQRVQQWLFGSLLIGFAVRLTFVQQA
- the lpdA gene encoding dihydrolipoyl dehydrogenase, which produces MSNYDVVILGGGPGGYNAAIRAGQLGLKAACVEGRATLGGTCLNVGCMPSKALLHASELYEAALGAEFANLGIEVKPTLNLAQMMKQKDESVSGLTKGIEFLFRKNKVDWIKGWGHIDGPGKVSVTGDQGSRIELTAKDIVIATGSEPTPLPGVEIDNKRILDSTGALSLSEVPKHLVVIGAGVIGLELGSVWRRLGAQVTVVEYLDRICPGVDGEAGKTLQRSLSKQGISFKLSSKVTSATSSANGVQLSVEPAAGGSAEILEADYVLVAIGRRPYTQGLGLENVGLSTDKRGMLANKQHRTEAPGVWVIGDVTSGPMLAHKAEDEAMACIEQIVGKAGEVNYELIPNVIYTRPELASVGKTEEQLKAEGRTYKVGKFPFTANSRAKINHETEGFAKVIADERTDEVLGVHLVGPSVSEMIGEFCVAMEFSASAEDIALTCHPHPTRSEALRQAAMNVEGMATQM
- the hflC gene encoding protease modulator HflC encodes the protein MSQSHTHDHHDHSGHDHAHGGGHHHHGHHHHHHGAPEEAGPFPWKRMGWAALLVAFAIAAASLVQVRSGEATVITRFGNPSRVLLEPGLSWRWPAPFEAAIPVDLRLRTTSSGLQDVGTRDGLRIIVQAYVAWQVQGDPDNVQRFMRAVQNQPDEAARQIRTFVGSALETTASSFDLANLVNTDASQVRIADFEAQLRQQIDQQLLATYGVRVVQVGIERLTLPSVTLTATVDRMRAERETIATERTAIGKREAAQIRSAAERDARIVQADATVKAADIEAQSRVEAAQIYGRAYAGSPQLYNLLRSLDTLGTIVSPATKLILRTDAAPFRVLVDGPPNLDSKSGTQP
- the hflK gene encoding protease modulator HflK, with protein sequence MQVDLDEGTPVTGLPRFQQAATQGRRLRRLAIGLGALAGAGWVLAFFVGLFAPQSLWPALLVNQSAALLVLVAGLQSAWWVTQWRARVIHPVVPVTVAEEPAPEGWYERLLDRMSQRSLHLLGQIGAATLWLGGWSVLVLSSIEQMWNLTLPAAGVGLSATVGAAIALLVAFALLVLERQLAQENPAQWPEAGALAQLTRVAIISLVLGALCLLFASDTAIWPVRLAVLIGILPGLVALELLLRALLSLFSPRREQLEPVLLARSFVADLLRWPPQPLLALQHELHNRFGIDLRQIWAFSYMRRAFLPVLLLVAAVGWLLTGLHEIPMQSRGIYERFGKPVQVFGPGLHAGLPWPLGRVLNVENGVVHELATSVGENPAPVQLDPAEGPAPFTANRLWDASHVNDKSQVIASSRGEQQSFQIVNMDVRFVYRIGLSDQAALAATYHSADVPTLIRSTAIRILVHDFASRTLDGLLGEDRTGLAEEIGRAVQSDLQKLDSGVEILATVVEAIHPPAGAANAYHSVQAAQIGAQALISRERGAAAEASNQAQLQASLARDQASANAHEINATARAADLKFSAEQKAYASAGQAFVLEQYLSQLSQGLSKAKLLVLDHRLGGSSNAPTIDLRTFTLPADPARTTAQPGATH
- a CDS encoding Lrp/AsnC family transcriptional regulator yields the protein MKLDAFDRKILAALQRDGRLSNVQLADEIGLSASPCLRRVRMLEEAGVIRGYQANLDRDEVGLGLTVFVGVKVERHNDEQAEAFHRAVTALPEVISAFLVSGESDFLLQVVVPDLRAYDRFLTGCLLKLPGVSDIRSNFAIHTVKTPGALPLGHLPS
- the hflK gene encoding protease modulator HflK; this translates as MNEVPRGTHSLNSPWIQAGRLAFFALYAVTVLAALAWAFSNVRQIDPQNRAVVLHFGALDRIQNAGLLLAWPQPFEQVVLLPAADRVIERRVENLLRSDQALQADRVATFATPLSDALAGSGYLLTGDAGVVQLDVRVFYKVTDPYDFVLQGEHVLPALDRVVTRSAVALTAARDLDTILVARPELIGADNQAAERRERLRGDLVQGINRRLAQLKASGQGIGIEVARVDVQSSLPEPAVSSFNAVLTASQQADKAVANARTDAEKLTQSANEQADRTLQVAHAQAGERLAKASADTATVLSLAKAQQQGTDPQMLLRLYRERMPKILGQAGSVTTVDPKDDSRLIIQGASK